GAGGAGGCAAAAGGTAGAGTATATCAGTACAACACAATTAAGTTCTTCAGTAACTTGACTCACAGACATCAACTTATTGGAGAGTAAGGGAACAAGAAGTGTGCGAGACAAGGAGAGGGAGGGAGACAAGGTCACGGTTCTTGCCCCTGTGACTGGGTATGTTGCCCCATTGGCATTGGCAATGCAAGTCCTTGGCTGAGTTATGTTGGAGAAGTCATGTGGATCATATGTCATATGATCCGTTGCTCCGGAGTCAATAATCTAAGCATCATCATGTTGAGTACTGGAGCTGGAAAAAACATAACCACAATTACCTTAATCTGGGATTGAGGTAGAAGATTTAGCCAATGGAATAAGGGATATGTGAGAGTCAGTTGTGGCTATTGCTGCTCTACCAGGAACGCCTGCAGATGCAGAAGCATTTTGTTTCTTTCGAACCTGTAATTCATGCCACCAGTTTGGATAGCCATGCAATTTGAAACAAGTGTCCTGGATATGTTTTGTACTCCCACAATGAATGCATTTGTTCCCATCAGAATGGCCTTTGAACCGTGAGGATGATCTAGGTTTCAGCGAGATTAGTGGCTGACTAGATCTCATGCCTTTGATGGCCATAACAGCCCCACTAGTCACTGCTTCTGCTCCCGACACCATCACAGATTGTCTAAGATCTTCCCTTCGAATGTGAGCATATGCATGCTCAATTGAAGGGAAGGGTTTCGTGCGAAGAACATCACTTCGAACATGATCCAGTCGATCATCTAATCCGTCGAGAAACATGTACACTCGCTCCTCCTGCATGATCAAGTTATATCTTTGTATGTTAGTGGTGTATTCCATTGGATTTGGTCGACGAAAGTCAATCTCTCGCCACAAACCCTGTAGGTTGTTATAGTATTTCTCTATCTGCCTGTTTGTTTCAATCGAGATACATGGTGTCTGAGTTCGTATACTTGCGAGGTGTTCGTTCCATCAAAGTATGTTGTGGCAGTAGAGTCTCATACCTGCTTCGCTGGTGGATAGCGAATAAAGTTCACAACCAAGGACTGGTCCATGGAGTTGATCAACCAACCTTTCACCATGGCATTCTCAGTGCGCCACTTACGAAAAAAGGGGTCTGTTTCTGGTGGTTGGGGGTAGTCTCCATTGATGTATCCAAGTTTGTCTTTTCCAGAGATGAACATCTCGACAACCTGGGACCATAACCCATAGTTTGATCCATCCAACCTGATGTTGCTTGGAACCATCGGGGAATCATTGGGAGAGGTTTGGACCCTTGTCAAGACCTctgtcattttttatgttagattaCCAAGGATAGTTTCAGTGGAGTCAGCCATGGAggccaagaaaaaagaaaaagaaaaaaaaaacttgacccCTGCCTGATCAAAAAATAGGAAACCCAAGattcagctctgataccatgacaaAATTAGCTTTCTTCGttgtattatttcattaaactgaGCACAAGATATATAGATACAAAGGACTATTTTAGAAAGCTAAGTAATGCCTATACAATATCTTCGGCTACAATCATGTTGTCCTTTAATGGAAGGGATTCCTAAGTCTAAGCTGGCTAATTGCGTAACTCACGCCAACAATAACATCTTTCCTAAACTTATTCCttgtttctagttttttaatttttaacattgcTAAATTAATTCTTGTCGACACTTTCATCTTGCAGGGGTGGCTGTTTGGGTGCTTGCTTTTGAGGAACGATGCTTTATTTGTGCTATGTGCTTTTCTGAATTTTTATATGGTAATGGAATGGGATCGTgtagtttgattttattatccATTTTGGCTCAATAAATTGTTTGTTTACACAATGATTCACTTCGCTTGTTGGTAGCAATAATGctgaatataatttatttgtggATTAGTGACAATATATAGTTATTTGTGGATTTTTCATAAGTGAACCATGCAGAATGCCCAGCGTATTTGTTCATGGATAAATGAGATAAAGTTgagttcaaaaaaatattcaaagaatCATTTTTAAGTAAATACCCTCTAGACTTCAAACTTTCATAAACACATTATTTtatgctattaattaattttaactaaaaaaaaataaaaatggtaaaatttaaacttgtaatCGTTTAATCAacaaagatattatattaaagaacCATTTCAGCTCATAAACTTATGCTATTAGTTGAGATTTCTAGTATCTATTTTATATTAACCTCGAACAACTTGGATAacgtaacaataaaaaatcaaattttaattttacaacataattttataagttCAATTCTATAGAAGATGAGTTCGTTATAACCAGTCAAGTCCCGAAAAACATTAAGTTAGACTTTAAAGGTGTTCCTGAAAGATTTTAAGTTAGACTTTAAAGGTGTTGTATGAaccaatttcattgtttttgtttttgggcttaattttagattttatattgtCTTTTTTTGTTATACTTGTTAAGATtggtttttgataattttaagaaattataaatctCTTTTTAAAGAGAAGAACTacgttagaaaaaaaaaaaattcaaattcaatcaattctatccatttttcaattgatatttttcttatgttGTTCATGTCTACATTAAAATCCTAATTAGACATCTTTCAAGAGTGTAAAGCACGTTACCTATAAactatttcattttaatattcattCTAATCTACCTAAAATTGTTTGAgaggtttttaaattaaaaaaaataatattattttagtaaaaaaataattaatttaaagtaaaacctGGCCCATACCAGATTTCTAGTCGACCCGAGTCGGGTAATAAATTTGCCCATCAATATACACTTACACAGTGAACAACTAAATGAAGCTCGAcccaatttattattaaaaaatacaacccaCATGCAGATGTAGCTAAAGCTAGGGTTTTTATTTCCTTGTATACATGCACAACGCCCCATCTCCATTTATGGGGTTTAGAACAACCActaagagaaaagagagaaggagaaacCCTAAGCCGCAACCAGGGTTTTCAATAACCttgtttaattataataaagcaACAAtactagataaattaaaaaaaaattgcttgagTTAAACTGTAAATTTCTTGACTTATGATATTAGACCaggataatcttataaaataatgaaattaaaaaagatcaattgtaaaaaaaaacctaaaatcttgaaaatgaaattatttcatagaaaacaaatctaaaaaaatcatgagatcaaaatcccaaataataaaatcttaaaggattaaattgtaaagaaaagtttcaataaaaaaggataaaaaatcaaataaaaattaaacctaacatgaaaataaaataaaataaaacaaaacattgaaatacttaattgaaaagtaattcaataaagaaaatgattaaaaaaaatcataatcaaaaGAGTATGACCAAATCTTGCAagtaagaaaaaatgaaaatgatgaatttgaaagaaaattcaaattttatgaattattcaAATAGctactttaaatatatttaggGTCAAGCGTATGCATCAACTAGAGAAAAGAGAATGATGCACACCCACATGCTTCCCCATGActcattttaaaatgaaaacaaaaaaaaaccctacctgacagtttattatttttcatcttaaactatatgtttattattttattgtgagaaaaagaagaagaagaagaagaagaagaagaagaagaaaaccgtTATACCCCTACTTACAaagggttatatatatatatatatatatatatataaatttaaaattataattctattatttcaaaatacacAATGTAAATCAGACTagagctaaaaaaaaagaaagaaagaaagaaaagaaaaaactatagtaaaataactaccttttagtttcttttaataattaacaTGAACTTGACATGATTTCAAAATACACAATGGATCGATCTCCCCCTTCGACTCGGATCATGGACTTTAttgtgtttaataacttttttataaatttatttttttatttatataataaaatagataCTCACAAAATCAAGTATCAACTTAAAAATAGACATTGAGTCTGATATAGCTGTTTGACCTAAGAGCCTTGGGTTTGACATAGCTGCCAAACTCATTCCATGTCCTTGGGTCTATCATGGCTACCACACCCCGATCCATGCTCTTGGATGAGGTAGTCAGACGCGATCCAAAGTGCTTGGGTCAGGCAATCATGCTAGACCCAAGAGCATGACTGCCAAACTCAATTCAAGCCAGACTCAAGATGTTTGAGTTTGGTAGTCATGGTTGCCTGTTTTGCCTAGATTTTGACCACTATGGTGACCGAAAATTAAGGCTTATACTCTTTTAACCCAAAAACTTGTTTCGTAACCCCTTTATGACACAAACCACTTGTAAAACACTCTAGAAACCATGACAAACTCATTATTgacctaaaaaatcaagaaaactacCCCAAAAGTTGAACTCAACCCAAAACCATAAATCAACTCAAGTTCGGATctgttttttcatgaacttttaAGGTATAAAAACACCTACAATGAACTCCTCGtatcaaataaaacaatttgaaccaaaaatcttttatttttatggcttAAATTGGTATCAACAACAAGTTTTTCTCTTGATTGCCAAAACCTGGCAACCCCCCCTCTTTCCTTTCtcaattagaaacaaaaaaataataaaaataaatctttgtaCCAAAATGAAATCGGAGCAATTTCAAAGAACcacaattatataatttacataattatttaagttgaaagatcaaaataaaaaaaaatatgcaatgaCAAATATACAATGAAAATCCTAGTCTTCTATTGTATAAGTAATACAAttgtataatttagttttatatagGTTCCCGTGTTTGATCATTGCCCGTGGACAAAACAAAAAGGCAGTACAGAAAAagagaatttgtttttgaatactTATTGTTTTAAACAGAAATCTTTTCTACAACTATAAGAgagattaattttatatatttgtatatCTTTCCAGTTGAATGTATTtatgtctctatttttttttattctgaaatagtaattaaatactattttatattttaaattatattttgctttAGCTAAATAATATCCCAATGTCCCAAATTCATATATCTAAATCCCAAGAGAATTGATTTCAATGGTCCCTTTCTCTGATGAATAAAAACAGAAACTCAATAATTCAGAATAATAAATATGGGGTTTCTGCAGCACTGTAAATTTTCCTGTCTTGAGAATCAACATTCATCAGATATTTCTATTTCATGGGCCTGGTGAAACTCAAGTAGGGCTTGTACTTTCCCTGACATATGCTTTCATTCTGATCAGGACAGAACACAACTCGATGGTCTGGGAGCCACTTTGCCATGGCCcgttcttgtttttcttctctgcaATTTTTTTCCAATGTTAAAACTTTCAGCTTTAttattatgatgacaacattaaaaaaattagggatttttAAATGTATACATGGAATTGGATGATGGACCAACCCTTGAGCTGGGGACAACAAACAAACTGGACCTTGTCCTACCTATCATGGAACCGAATCTAATCCTGTATAGATTCTCAGAAAGCCTAGCGATTGTCACACACACACCAGAAAGCAAGGCTACTATCTCTAAGAAAGTCAGCATAATACCGCACTCTGCTGTGATTATGAATGAATTGTTAgtgttacttttttttcttttcaatggtAATCTCTCTCAACCTGTAtgttatagggtttttttttttattattattgttaatggcTATCATCGGCAAACATgtcttctcaaaaaaaaaatacattaatcatTCTTGTGCATCAAGTTTTTTATgcgaagaaaaacaattatttttcattattatttcacTTTTTATAAGGTGAATTCTTGAGTTATCAAgtatatatgtttatttaaaacatcACACGaagtataaatttatttaaaaaggaaCAATTACAAGATCACAAACAATTACGATATACATTTCCTTGCactcttttttctccttcttgcatattattttccttctataatgtattaatttaagtattaaagaatatgttattttaataagagATTTGTTTTGCATGGAATATCAAATCCAAGAATAAAGTCCAGATTTAAGCATAGATACTTCGAGCCCAAGATGTACCTATGAAAACACTGTCACTTCCTGCTATATTACTTTATGTTctaagaaatattataaatactatgtctgaataaaaataaaggaaatctCTAATTTCAAATAAGTTGTTTATAGCCTGGTTTTTTCATGCAATTCCCACTGTCATAAATCATATTGCTTAcctaaatttaatagaaaaaaattcttttttatttttatttttattcatgaaagGTAGTCtgctattatttaattatatattgtagtTTTCACGAATGATAATGAAAGTCTATCAAGACAATGATGCACTTTTCAACTTTGTTTCCATAAAGATCTCTTGATTTTCATACATGTTGATATTTATATGGTAGGTAGTTTTtagatcataaaaataaaatatttaacttttattaaAGAAAGTTAATTCATAtagagttttaaaaaaagtcaactttctaattatattagacatgtattgaaaaaatcataaataaattattcataaatataataaattattcatgtaCATCTAAATAAATCGAATATTTTTATGTATCTccacctaaaaaaaaatctatatatccACCTCTATTCCGATAAATAGAGGTTAAAATGGGTATAATTTTTATCCCAGTAATTACTATAATTACTAgaactcaaattttattttattaaaaagattgtTAAATACATAACTGCTCAAttattcaaaacttaaaaaaaatacagaacaaCGATATAATTATCAGCTTCTATTatgataaacaaaataatataagacaAATTATAGTTTTAGAATTCGGATGAATTACATATTTCAATCAAAAACCCAGTTAACTCAAGATTTAAATTggtttgagttaaaaaaaaatagttaatttaataaaaagaacctagattaacttatattttttgaaaaaagagtttttttttttaaaaaaactttatttcaatgtttttttaaaatattaactcTTGCTTCGtatcaaattttataactataGAATGAATGTTTGTCTTTTTAACATAAAGACAAACTTTGACCATAATATTACCCAAAACATCATCCCAAGAATCCAATGACCTAATAATCAACAGTTGATTATTCCCTTAATCCCATTTTAATTACAACCCTTCATCATTAAACTAATCCCTTCCGGTCAAAACCAAGTCCACCTAACgataatatcaaaacaaaaatttcccTTTCTAATTTTCCCTCATTTTCTCTCTTCCAAACACCCcgccttcttcttttctctgaCACATCTCTGCTAAGATTTGTCTCTTTTTACTTAAAAGCTGTTCGCCTTTAAgaatctttctctctctaagatACCCACCAaagatctttcttttttcactgtGATCATGCTTCAAAGCTTAATTCCTCAATCCCCTATCAATTCCACAAACCCCAACAATTCTTCTTCCTCCCCCATGAAATCCAAGCGTGCCGCCGCAGACCTCACTGTCGGCGAGTCCTCCGGTGATGACCCTTCATCCAAACGGGTCAGTTATGAAAATCCCACCACGGAAATCGTCTCCTCAACCAATTTAGTCGAAGGCGGAGGAGGAGACGACGGGGGTGAGTCTAGTGGGCTCAGGTTGCTTGGGCTCTTGCTGCAATGTGCGGAGTGTGTTGCGATGGATAATCTAAATGGCGCGACGGACTTGTTGCCTGAGATTGCGGAGCTGTCGACGCCGTTTGGATCTTCGCCGGAGAGAGTGGGAGCGTACTTTGCACATGCTTTGCAGGTGCGGGTGGTTAGTTCTATCCTCGGTACTTACTCACCACTCGTGTCAAAATCAGTAACGCGAACTCAGTCACAGAAATTATTCAATGCTTTGCAGTCATATAATTCAATCAGTCCTCTGGTCAAATTCTCTCATTTCACAGCTAATCAAGCGATTTTCCAAGCATTGGACGGCGAAGATCGTGTCCACGTCATCGATTTGGATATAATGCAAGGACTTCAATGGCCAGGGTTGTTTCATATCTTAGCTTCCAGGCCTAGAAAGATCCGGTCCATGAGAATTACCGGGTTTGGATCCTCATACGAATTGCTCGAGTCAACCGGGAGGCGACTTGCAGATTTTGCCAGTTCACTCGGGCTCCCGTTTGAGTTTCACCCCTTGGAGGGTAAAATTGGGAATGTGA
The Populus nigra chromosome 3, ddPopNigr1.1, whole genome shotgun sequence genome window above contains:
- the LOC133688992 gene encoding scarecrow-like protein 23 — its product is MLQSLIPQSPINSTNPNNSSSSPMKSKRAAADLTVGESSGDDPSSKRVSYENPTTEIVSSTNLVEGGGGDDGGESSGLRLLGLLLQCAECVAMDNLNGATDLLPEIAELSTPFGSSPERVGAYFAHALQVRVVSSILGTYSPLVSKSVTRTQSQKLFNALQSYNSISPLVKFSHFTANQAIFQALDGEDRVHVIDLDIMQGLQWPGLFHILASRPRKIRSMRITGFGSSYELLESTGRRLADFASSLGLPFEFHPLEGKIGNVTGLSQLGVRPREAIVVHWMHHCLYDVTGSDLGTLKLLALLRPKLITTVEQDLSHGGGFLGRFVEALHYYSALFDALGDGLGVDSVERHMVEQQLFGCEIRNIVAVGGPKRTGEVKVERWGDELRRSGFRPVSLQGNPAAQAGLLLGMFPWKGYTLVEENGCLKLGWKDLSLLTASAWQPSD